In one Arachis duranensis cultivar V14167 chromosome 9, aradu.V14167.gnm2.J7QH, whole genome shotgun sequence genomic region, the following are encoded:
- the LOC107467793 gene encoding uncharacterized protein LOC107467793 (The sequence of the model RefSeq protein was modified relative to this genomic sequence to represent the inferred CDS: added 26 bases not found in genome assembly), with translation MEETKAVTLKPIEATPSTFKDYGQVIEASPDGDEFGPNDAQLDLSKGIPRFYIMHIENRPLKFSNITHHASVTQCLGSIGGHAWYLGVAKPSIVESDDIKDNAGKKIVQSRCGHSYVPPAIDDVQIFKVSGSKFLKLNRGTWHAGPIFKEDAMDFYNLELSNTNVIDHTTHSFKKDNGVAFLIDD, from the exons GAAGCCAATCGAAGCAACTCCGTCGACCTTCAAAGACTACGGTCAGGTCATCGAGGCTTCGCCGGACGGCGACGAGTTCGGCCCCAATGATGCTCAGTTGGACCTTTCCAAAGGGATTCCCAG GTTTTACATCATGCATATCGAAAATCGTCCGCTGAAGTTTTCGAATATTACACATCATGCAAGTGTGACACAATGCCTTGGTTCTATTGGTGGCCATGCTTGGTATCTTGGAGTTGCTAAGCCATCCATTGTTGAATCAGATGACATCAAGGATAACGCCGGAAAGAAGATTGTGCAATCACGATGTGGCCATTCGTACGTGCCTCCTGCCATTGATGATGTCCAAATCTTCAAGGTTTCTGGCTCCAAATTTCTTAAGCTTAATCGCGGGACATGGCATGCTGGCCCTATATTTAAAGAAGATGCAATGGACTTCTACAATCTGGAATTGAGCAATACAAAT GTGATTGATCATACCACACACAGCTTCAAGAAAGATAATGGAGTGGCCTTTTTGATCGATGATTAA